In one window of bacterium DNA:
- the fliE gene encoding flagellar hook-basal body complex protein FliE: protein MAVDIRGPGTVGIGRGIGADTAARALDGLAPRQGPSFADTLKRALGEISQMQEDAREAIGAFLRGEPVELHSVMAAAEEAGIALDLLIEVRNKLVEAYRTVINMQA, encoded by the coding sequence ATGGCTGTGGACATCAGGGGACCGGGCACGGTCGGGATCGGTCGGGGCATTGGCGCGGACACGGCGGCGCGGGCGCTGGACGGGCTGGCGCCGCGTCAGGGCCCCTCGTTCGCGGACACGTTGAAGCGTGCGCTGGGCGAGATCTCGCAGATGCAGGAGGATGCGCGGGAAGCGATCGGCGCGTTCCTGCGCGGTGAGCCGGTCGAGCTGCACAGCGTGATGGCGGCGGCGGAAGAGGCCGGCATCGCACTCGACCTGCTGATCGAGGTGAGGAACAAGCTGGTCGAGGCGTACCGGACCGTGATCAACATGCAGGCGTGA
- the fliF gene encoding flagellar M-ring protein FliF, which yields MAEAIVGLLERLDGPPRRLIERIGGPRRALIVLIGLGAVALVWGISYWATAPSWVPLFHGLDLKDAAAVTSRLEEAGIEHRLERDGSLVLVREDQLARARVHLAQAGVPSSGRPGFELFDQPSWGMTDFTQRVNYRRALEGELERTIRKMQGVEGAEVHLALSESSVFRRSPDRPLEASVVLRLKPGVRASPELVEGVAFLVASSVDGLQSENVTVLDDSGRVLSAPAEAEGGAGLTLRQLKLRREIERYLESKAEELLEHVVGPGNARVRVAATLSMDRVDRTTEMLDPDGQVATREARSEIVPGPGVVGAGQVVTETLYDLSRTVERVTESGGAVKRLTVAVLVNDRLVDTGAEARYEPRTEEELARVEALVRNAVGLDPSRGDAISVVSVPFEIGRPMVSEPEAGGWLNEVWPVVERVHRPAIALIGVLLAFLLALGVMRALRQPAPEPVVQPAPEQVEAPEEVPALAAAQPEETFEEALQQEQEQEQHELSGLIVESPELAARVLRAWMKEG from the coding sequence ATGGCAGAAGCGATCGTGGGCTTGCTCGAGCGGCTCGATGGCCCGCCGCGGCGGTTGATCGAGCGGATCGGCGGGCCGCGCCGGGCGCTGATCGTGCTGATCGGGCTGGGCGCGGTCGCGCTGGTCTGGGGGATCTCGTACTGGGCGACGGCGCCGTCGTGGGTGCCGTTGTTCCACGGGCTGGACCTGAAGGATGCGGCGGCGGTGACGAGTCGGCTGGAGGAGGCGGGGATCGAGCATCGTCTCGAGCGAGACGGCTCGCTGGTCCTGGTGCGTGAAGACCAGCTCGCGCGTGCGCGAGTGCACCTGGCGCAGGCGGGTGTGCCGTCATCGGGGCGGCCGGGTTTCGAGCTGTTCGACCAGCCGTCGTGGGGGATGACGGACTTCACGCAGCGGGTGAATTACCGGCGTGCGCTGGAGGGCGAGCTCGAGCGGACGATCCGGAAGATGCAGGGCGTGGAGGGCGCGGAGGTGCATCTCGCCCTGAGCGAGTCGTCCGTGTTCCGCCGTTCGCCGGACCGGCCGCTGGAGGCGTCGGTGGTGCTGCGGCTGAAGCCCGGGGTGCGGGCATCGCCGGAGCTGGTCGAGGGCGTGGCGTTCCTGGTGGCGAGCAGCGTGGACGGGCTGCAGAGCGAGAACGTCACGGTGCTGGACGATTCCGGCCGCGTCCTCTCGGCGCCGGCGGAGGCGGAGGGCGGTGCGGGGTTGACGCTCCGGCAGCTCAAGTTGCGCAGAGAGATCGAGCGCTACCTGGAGTCGAAGGCGGAGGAGCTGCTGGAGCACGTGGTGGGGCCGGGCAACGCGCGGGTACGGGTCGCGGCGACGCTGAGCATGGACCGTGTCGATCGCACGACGGAGATGCTCGATCCGGACGGGCAGGTGGCGACGCGCGAGGCGCGGTCGGAGATCGTGCCCGGGCCGGGTGTCGTGGGCGCGGGGCAAGTGGTCACGGAGACGCTGTACGACCTCTCCCGCACCGTGGAGCGGGTCACGGAGAGCGGCGGCGCGGTGAAGCGCCTGACCGTGGCCGTCCTGGTGAACGATCGCCTGGTCGACACGGGCGCCGAGGCCCGCTACGAGCCGCGGACCGAGGAGGAGCTCGCGCGTGTGGAAGCACTGGTGCGCAACGCCGTCGGCCTCGATCCCAGCCGCGGTGATGCCATCTCGGTGGTGAGCGTGCCGTTCGAGATCGGCAGGCCGATGGTGTCGGAGCCGGAGGCCGGCGGCTGGCTGAACGAGGTGTGGCCCGTGGTCGAACGCGTGCATCGCCCGGCGATCGCGTTGATCGGCGTCCTGCTGGCGTTCCTACTGGCCTTGGGGGTCATGCGCGCACTGCGTCAGCCGGCGCCCGAGCCCGTGGTGCAGCCTGCGCCCGAGCAGGTGGAGGCGCCGGAGGAGGTGCCGGCGCTCGCGGCGGCGCAACCGGAGGAGACCTTCGAAGAGGCGCTCCAGCAGGAGCAGGAGCAGGAGCAACACGAGTTGAGCGGGCTGATCGTGGAGAGTCCCGAGCTGGCGGCCCGCGTGCTCCGGGCCTGGATGAAGGAGGGGTGA
- the fliG gene encoding flagellar motor switch protein FliG gives MADTLKPENLTGPQKVAVFLMAVGPEKAAELTKGFSPEELEAVTLEIARLDSVPRSVTEAVLAEWRELEKAAGSLAAGGVEYARQILERALGPQKAMTVLRRIQNQLNDGRGFRTLRQADPDQLSTVLRNEHPQLIALILAHLPPEHTAAVLNRLPATLGADVLFRIARMEKVLPDVLQAIEQALGTEAMLSLSTDMSLAGGPAAVAAVLNLVPATIERDLLEGLSARDPALADEIKDLMFTFDDLAKLDDRSLQRVLRDVEVKELALALKAASEEVKNKILGTMSQRAVAALKEEMEFLGAVRLRDVEAAQGAIVKVVRALEEAGEIVINGGSDDLVIE, from the coding sequence ATGGCGGATACGCTGAAGCCGGAGAACCTGACCGGCCCGCAGAAGGTGGCCGTGTTCCTGATGGCGGTGGGCCCCGAGAAGGCGGCCGAGCTGACGAAGGGGTTCAGCCCGGAGGAGCTCGAGGCGGTGACGCTCGAGATCGCGCGGCTGGACAGCGTGCCGCGCAGCGTCACGGAAGCGGTGCTCGCGGAGTGGCGTGAACTGGAGAAAGCCGCCGGCTCGCTGGCCGCGGGCGGCGTCGAGTACGCGAGGCAGATCCTCGAGCGCGCGTTGGGGCCGCAGAAGGCAATGACGGTCCTGCGCCGGATCCAGAACCAGCTCAACGACGGCAGGGGTTTCCGCACGCTGCGGCAGGCGGACCCGGATCAGCTCAGCACGGTGCTGCGCAACGAGCACCCGCAGCTGATCGCGTTGATCCTGGCGCACCTGCCGCCGGAGCACACGGCCGCGGTGCTGAACCGGCTGCCGGCCACGCTCGGCGCCGACGTGCTGTTCCGCATCGCGCGCATGGAGAAGGTGTTGCCCGACGTGCTCCAGGCCATCGAGCAGGCGCTGGGGACGGAGGCGATGCTGTCGCTGTCCACGGACATGAGTCTCGCGGGCGGGCCGGCTGCAGTGGCCGCTGTGCTGAACCTGGTCCCGGCGACGATCGAGCGTGACCTGCTCGAAGGCCTGAGCGCGCGGGATCCGGCGCTCGCGGACGAGATCAAGGACCTGATGTTCACGTTCGACGATCTCGCCAAGCTCGACGACCGCTCACTGCAGCGCGTGCTGCGCGATGTGGAGGTGAAGGAGCTGGCCCTGGCGCTGAAGGCCGCGAGCGAGGAGGTCAAGAACAAGATCCTCGGCACGATGTCGCAGCGTGCGGTGGCGGCGCTCAAGGAGGAGATGGAGTTCCTGGGCGCGGTGCGGCTGCGGGACGTCGAGGCGGCGCAGGGGGCGATCGTCAAGGTCGTGCGCGCCCTCGAGGAGGCCGGCGAGATCGTCATCAACGGCGGCAGCGACGACCTGGTCATCGAGTGA